The [Clostridium] celerecrescens 18A genomic sequence AGCAATGGCAATCATGATACGCTGGCGCATACCACCGGACAGCTCGTGAGGATACTGCTTCAGACGCTTATCAGGCTCATTGATCCCTACCAGGGTCAGAAGCTCCCTTGCTCTGTCATTCGCCTGTTGTTTATTTTTATTTGTATGAAGCATGATCACTTCAGTGATCTGGTTTCCAACTGTGTAAACCGGATTCAAGCTGGTCATGGGATCCTGGAAAATAATAGAGATTTCGTTTCCACGGATCTTTCTCATTTCCTTCTCTGTCATTTTTTCAATCTGGTGGCCGTTAAACTGAAGGGATCCATCAATCAAGCGTCCAGGATAAGCCGTAAGTCCCATAAGGCTGTAGGCTGTTACAGACTTACCGGAACCGGACTCACCTACAATGCCAAGAACCTCTCCTTCACGAAGATGAAGGGATACATCATTAAGAGCCTTAACTTCTCCAGCCGGTGTAAAGAAGGAAAGACGTTCATTTTCAATATTAACCAAATATTCGTTCATCGAATCTCTCCTCCTTAATCTTTCAGCTTTGGATCGAATGCGTCACGCAGACCATCGCCCAACAGGTTGAAACTTAGAATAATGATAGAAATCATAAGAGCCGGTGCAAACAAACGATGCGGATAGCTTTGCAGACCATTTAACGCAGCGCTTGCAAGGCTTCCCAAAGAAGGCATGGGCGCAGCAACGCCAAGGCCAAGGAAGCTTAAAAAGCTCTCCGTAAAAATTGAGGATGGTATCTGCAGGGTAGTCGTTACAATTAAGGTACCAATACAGTTTGTAAGTAAATGCTTCTTAATGATATGACCGCTGGAAGCTCCAAGGGCCCTTGCCGCAGTTACATATTCCTGCTCTTTTAAAATCAGGATCTGGCTTCGTACGATACGTGCCATACCTACCCAGTAAAGCAGGGCAAATACAACAAAGATACTGATTAAGTTAACACCAATGACCTGGATCCACTGAAAACCAGGCCTTTGAGACAAGGCTTTTAGAGGCTGGTCAAATGCAACGGATAGCAATACGATAATCAAAATATCAGGTACTGTATAAATCATATCAACAATACGCATCATAATCATATCCACCCAGCCGCCGAAAAAGCCTGCGATGGAACCGTAAAGGGATCCGATGAGTAAAATGATACAGGAAGCGATTAAACCGACCATCAGGGAAACACGGCTTCCCATCATGACACGGACCGCATAGTCACGACCCAGGTTATCCGTTCCTAAAATATGAGGAAATACTTTCTCTCCTGATTCTATAGCAGTCAGTTCTTTTTCAGAATACTGCATGGGAGCAAGATTTTCACTTCCACGGATCTGCTGTTCATACCTATATGGGTAAAATTGAGGGACTAAAAAAGACAAAATAAATACAACAATGATAACAGCAAGGCTGATCATTGAAATCTTATTCTTTTTAAGGCGTCTGATTCCATCCTTCCAAAATCCAACGCTCTTACGCATGACTGTCAGGCTTTCTTTTTCTGCATCACTTGCCGGGAGAAAGTCTTCTACATTAAGCTGTAATGATAATTTATTCTTTGGCATTTCTTTCTCCTTTCCCTTACTTCAGATTAATTCGCGGATCGATGAATTTATAAGCAACGTCGACCAGCACATTCATGATAACCATTAAAGTAGCAAGGAAGATCGTAGTACCCATGATAAGAGGATAGTCACGTCCTGTAATGGAACCAATGAATTCTGATCCCAGGCCCGGAATCGTAAATATCTTTTCAACAATAAAACTTCCTGTTACGGTATAGGCCAAAAGCGGTCCTAAATATGTAACAACCGGAAGAATGGCGTTACGAAGTGCATGCTTAAAGATGCTGACCATCTGGGAAAGCCCTTTGGCACGGGCTGTTCTCATGTAATCCTGTCCCATAACATCCAACATGGAAGAACGCATCAGACGTGCGATATAGGAGGACGGATAGAATGAAAGAGCCATGACAGGCATAATGTAGTTTTTCCACGATGCCAGTCCAAACGTAGGCAAAAGTCCCAGCTTTAGACTCAAAATATACATTAAAATAGTACAGACAACAAAACTTGGTACTGCAATACCGCATGTACTGAAGATAATAATAATATTATCAACTGCAGTTCCGCGCTTGAATGCAGCAATACTGCCTAATGGAACTCCAACGAGAACAGCGGTCAGAATTGCAATTCCGCCGATCTTTGCAGATACAGGAAATTTTGTTTCAATGATCATGTTTACCGTACGGCCGCGCTGTTTTACGCTTAATCCTAAATTGCCGTGAAGCAAATCCTTCATATAAGTAATATACTGTTCGCTTAACGGTTTATCCAGGCCGTACTTTTCATTAAGGGCCGCCTGGGCCTGTGGGCTTATGGCCTTCTCTGACATGAATGGGCCTCCTGGAACCATATTCATGACAAAGAAAGTAACCGTTGCAACAGCAAAGATGGTTACGATCGCCATAGCGATACGCTTTATAATATATTTAGCCACTTTCCTCAACTCCTTTGGTATAGTGATGTCCGTCAGTTATGGAAACATCTGTCAATGGTAAACGGACACTGTTTTAAAAGAAAAATCCCATGGATACCCATGGGATTCCCCCCAGAATCCTGCTACAAGATTACTGCATCTGCCTAGCAACTTCTTCTGCAAAGTTCTCTTCCTTCTTCTCAAGACCTTCACCAGTCTCAAAGCGTACGAACTTTTTCACATCTACCTTACCGCCGACTTCCTTGGAAACCTGCTCCAAGTACTTTCCAACAGTTAAATCTCCATCTTTTACATAAGCCTGGTCTACCAGACAGAATTCTTTTAATTCTTTGTTTAAACGGCCTACAATCATCTTTTCAAGAATGTTATCTGGCTTATCCGGATTCTCATTCTTAGCCTGAACTTTTAAGATTTCCATTTCATGATCAATGAAATCCTGAGGAATTTCATCTCTCTTCACATACTTTGGTGTTAATGCAGCGATCTGCATGGCAATATTCTTTAAAGCTTCCTTTACAGTGTCATTCACTACTTCTGCATCAGCTTCAATCAATACACCGATTCTTCCGCCGCCGTGGATGTAATCAACAACGACTCCGCCGGAAACGATCTTCTCATATCTTCTGATGTTCATATTTTCCCCGATCACTGCGATCTGGCTGGATAATGCCTGGGCAACGGTTAAGGAGCTGTCCTGTTTCCAAGCCTCTGCAAGGAATCCATCCATATCTGCCGCCTGGGAAGTAAGTGCCTGAGCTGCAACATCAGCAACATAGTTCTGGAACTGAGCATTCTTTGCAACAAAGTCTGTCTCACTGTTTACTTCTACGATAGCTGCAGACTTTCCGTCTTCTGAAACAACTGTGGTAACGATACCTTCTGCTGCAATTCTTCCTGCCTTCTTAGAAGCAGCTGCAAGTCCTTTTTCTCTTAAGAACTCTACTGCTTTGTCCATATCACCGTCTGTTTCCGCAAGAGCTTTCTTGCAATCCATCATGCCCGCGCCGGTCATCTCTCTTAATTCTTTTACCATTCCAGCTGTAACTGCTGCCATTTGTTTTCCCTCCATCAATTGATTTCATCGTTATTGCCCATGCTTTCGGGGCATAAAGATATGCCCGCAGGGCGTTCATTTAATCTTTGATATTTTCAAAGGCCGTTTTATTCACAGGAAACTTTTTCCAGTAAAAAAAGCTTCGACCCGCTTCTCAAAGCAGGTCGAAGCATTCAATCGCCTGAATAATTAAGCCTCTACAGTCTCTTCTGTTTCCTGAGCTGCTTCTGCTTCTTCTGCTACTGCCTCGCCCTGGTTTGCTTCGATTACTGCGTCTGCCATCTTGGATACAATTAATTTTACGGCTCTTATCGCATCATCATTACCTGGAATCACGAAGTCAAGTTCTTCAGGATCACAGTTTGTATCAGCGATACCAATTAACGGAATTCCCAGTGTATGAGCTTCCTGAACGCAGATTCTTTCTTTCTTTGGATCTACAACGAAAATCGCATCCGGAATCTTCTTCATATCTTTGATTCCGCCTAAGTTCTTCTCTAATTTCTCCCACTCTTTCTTAAGAGCAATAACTTCTTTCTTAGGAAGAACTTCAAATGTGCCGTCCTGGGACATGGTCTCGATCTGCTTTAATCTTGCTACTCTGGACTGGATTGTCTTAAAGTTTGTAAGCATACCGCCAAGCCATCTTTCATTAACAAAATACATACCACAACGCTCTGCCTCAGATTTGATGGCATCCTGAGCCTGCTTCTTTGTTCCTACGAAAAGGATCTTGCCGCCTTCAGCTGCAATATCAGAAACTGCCTTGTAAGCCTCATCTACCTTAACTACAGACTTCTGTAAGTCAATGATATAGATGCCGTTTCTCTCTGTGTAAATGTATGGAGCCATCTTAGGGTTCCATCTTCTTGTCTGATGACCGAAGTGTACGCCAGCTTCTAAAAGCTGCTTCATTGAAATAACGCTCATGTTACTACCTCCATTTGGTTTTACTTCCGCCCGCTTCTTATGCTTCCAAGGAGACCGGTATCCGGCACCATCCTCTGGAATCCGCAGACGTGTTTT encodes the following:
- the rpsB gene encoding 30S ribosomal protein S2, which produces MSVISMKQLLEAGVHFGHQTRRWNPKMAPYIYTERNGIYIIDLQKSVVKVDEAYKAVSDIAAEGGKILFVGTKKQAQDAIKSEAERCGMYFVNERWLGGMLTNFKTIQSRVARLKQIETMSQDGTFEVLPKKEVIALKKEWEKLEKNLGGIKDMKKIPDAIFVVDPKKERICVQEAHTLGIPLIGIADTNCDPEELDFVIPGNDDAIRAVKLIVSKMADAVIEANQGEAVAEEAEAAQETEETVEA
- a CDS encoding ABC transporter permease; amino-acid sequence: MAKYIIKRIAMAIVTIFAVATVTFFVMNMVPGGPFMSEKAISPQAQAALNEKYGLDKPLSEQYITYMKDLLHGNLGLSVKQRGRTVNMIIETKFPVSAKIGGIAILTAVLVGVPLGSIAAFKRGTAVDNIIIIFSTCGIAVPSFVVCTILMYILSLKLGLLPTFGLASWKNYIMPVMALSFYPSSYIARLMRSSMLDVMGQDYMRTARAKGLSQMVSIFKHALRNAILPVVTYLGPLLAYTVTGSFIVEKIFTIPGLGSEFIGSITGRDYPLIMGTTIFLATLMVIMNVLVDVAYKFIDPRINLK
- the tsf gene encoding translation elongation factor Ts → MAAVTAGMVKELREMTGAGMMDCKKALAETDGDMDKAVEFLREKGLAAASKKAGRIAAEGIVTTVVSEDGKSAAIVEVNSETDFVAKNAQFQNYVADVAAQALTSQAADMDGFLAEAWKQDSSLTVAQALSSQIAVIGENMNIRRYEKIVSGGVVVDYIHGGGRIGVLIEADAEVVNDTVKEALKNIAMQIAALTPKYVKRDEIPQDFIDHEMEILKVQAKNENPDKPDNILEKMIVGRLNKELKEFCLVDQAYVKDGDLTVGKYLEQVSKEVGGKVDVKKFVRFETGEGLEKKEENFAEEVARQMQ
- a CDS encoding ABC transporter ATP-binding protein, translating into MNEYLVNIENERLSFFTPAGEVKALNDVSLHLREGEVLGIVGESGSGKSVTAYSLMGLTAYPGRLIDGSLQFNGHQIEKMTEKEMRKIRGNEISIIFQDPMTSLNPVYTVGNQITEVIMLHTNKNKQQANDRARELLTLVGINEPDKRLKQYPHELSGGMRQRIMIAIALACEPKLLIADEPTTALDVTIQAQILELMMELKEKLGMAIIMITHDLGVVANMCDRIAVMYAGKVVEYGNTDDIFYNPSHEYTKGLIRSIPKLTEKEHNKLVPIEGSPVDMLNPPAGCPFAPRCRACMKICLREMPPYTDISDIHYSACWLLQKQEYEQAQKGDA
- a CDS encoding ABC transporter permease, translated to MPKNKLSLQLNVEDFLPASDAEKESLTVMRKSVGFWKDGIRRLKKNKISMISLAVIIVVFILSFLVPQFYPYRYEQQIRGSENLAPMQYSEKELTAIESGEKVFPHILGTDNLGRDYAVRVMMGSRVSLMVGLIASCIILLIGSLYGSIAGFFGGWVDMIMMRIVDMIYTVPDILIIVLLSVAFDQPLKALSQRPGFQWIQVIGVNLISIFVVFALLYWVGMARIVRSQILILKEQEYVTAARALGASSGHIIKKHLLTNCIGTLIVTTTLQIPSSIFTESFLSFLGLGVAAPMPSLGSLASAALNGLQSYPHRLFAPALMISIIILSFNLLGDGLRDAFDPKLKD